The proteins below come from a single Stomoxys calcitrans chromosome 1, idStoCalc2.1, whole genome shotgun sequence genomic window:
- the LOC106092007 gene encoding G-protein coupled receptor Mth-like — MFLKVLALALFFVNLVTSRDICQGDETLCIKACCNSTDFYRVNPEKCQLTWKYYNLSLESKLDVFNGNHRYMNLLVKFWHDVSVPCLKSQDVKFSWHSSQRYVTEDPSHIPDYCFTEQYNNKTHHYDLVPLNCATEYTWYSYSRYVIISGLVLSVLLLLSTICIYLVIKELRDNMRLKLFIWYLTSLVLAHSCMITCVHIIWEYYDGLKLLSIAVGFISSYFFMATFLCMSVIGFEIWITFRELGPENSLRCDNKRYKMYAIYVWSVPIIFYILYMLTLSSIWSFGPVVIILFLNFFIFIIMSFQICIIRYNVSTVRSEQNNIFRTAKTILSIFFMMGIPRIIFFVFLYMSNLAYYMISKYIFLSIEAPLIFKLFVLKTNVWNMLKNSFWHRYTQANTTTDDMSSVP; from the exons ATGTTTCTTAAAGTGCTGGCATTAGCTTTGTTCTTTGTGAATTTAGTAACTTCGAGAGATATTTGCCAAGGTGACGAAACGTTATGCATTAAGGCTTGTTGCAATTCCACGGATTTCTATCGTGTAAATCCGGAAAAATGTCAACTAACATGGAAATATTATAATCTTTCACTGGAATCGAAATTGGATGTCTTCAATGGTAATCATCGCTATATGAATCTATTGGTGAAATTTTGGCATGATGTCAGTGTGCCATGTTTGAAATCGCAGGATGTGAAGTTTTCCTGGCATAGCAGCCAACGTTATGTCACAGAA gATCCATCACACATTCCCGATTACTGTTTTACAGAACAGTATAATAATAAAACTCATCATTACGATTTGGTGCCGCTAAATTGCGCTACTGAATACACTTGGTATAGCTATTCGAGATATGTAATAATTTCTG GCTTAGTGCTATCGGTGTTACTCCTTTTGTCAACTATATGCATATATTTGGTCATAAAGGAGTTGCGTGATAATATGcgattgaaacttttcatttggtATCTGACCTCTCTAGTTCTGGCCCATAGTTGTATGATAACATGCGTTCATATTATTTGGGAATATTACGATGGATTGAAACTGCTATCCATTGCAGTGG GTTTTATATCTTCCTACTTTTTTATGGCCACATTTTTGTGCATGAGTGTGATTGGTTTCGAAATCTGGATAACTTTCAGAGAATTGGGTCCGGAAAATTCTCTAAGGTGCGATAACAAACGTTATAAAATGTATGCCATTTATGTTTGGAGTGTGCCGATAATCTTCTACATACTGTATATGTTGACGCTGA GCAGTATATGGTCATTTGGTCCTGTTGTCATCATATTATTCttgaattttttcatattcATTATAATGTCATTTCAAATATGCATTATTCGTTACAATGTCTCCACTGTTAGATCGGAACAAAATAACATTTTTCGAAC TGCTAAAACCATATTGAGTATATTTTTCATGATGGGCATACCCAGAAttatattctttgttttcctCTATATGAGCAATCTGGCTTACTATatgatatcgaaatatattttcttGTCCATTGAGGCTCCAttgatttttaaattgtttgtgTTGAAGACAAATGTTTGGAATATGCTGAAGAACAG TTTTTGGCATAGGTATACTCAGGCGAATACCACAACGGATGATATGTCATCAGTACCATGA